In Lolium rigidum isolate FL_2022 chromosome 7, APGP_CSIRO_Lrig_0.1, whole genome shotgun sequence, the DNA window aaaaaaaatataagcGAGGCGAGGAATCAAATTATCATTCATATGCTGCCTCATTGCCAACAAGATAAATGAAACCCTTCTTCAGGCGCTCGAGTTCGTATGAGATTACCGTTCAAGTAGAGGACGGATTGCTAGTAGGTCACCGTCAGGGTAGTATTTGGCATTtaccacctttgcacacatgctttGAGGTTAGGCCACCAGCCTCCATGCTTGCTGGGCTAGGAGAGCATGGTTGAATAAGCCCATATCACAGAAATCCAAGCCTCCTTATGATTTAGAACGATAGGGTTTATGCCAACACATCAAATGCATCTTATGTTTGCCTTTCCCTGAGCCCCACCAATAATTTCTGACCAACTTCGTGAGGTCGTCACAAACAGATAAGGGCAACTTGAGCAAGCCCATAACATAAGTCGGGATTGCCTGAGCAATAGCTTTGATAACAGTTTCTCTTGCACTTTGGGCTAGAATACCATCTCCCCATTCAATAATTACATTCCTTAATTGAGCTTGCAGGTTTTGGAGCCTACCTTTATGCATGCGTCCTTCTGGAGTAGGCAACCCTAGATATTTATCTTTGAAGGCATTCTGGACCACATTCAAAGTTGAATGGACCAAATCTAAGCAACATCAAACATTTAGAGGGATTAATGAGCTGATCCATGCTTGCTTCATACACCCCGAACAATGTGTTTAACCTGCAATGTCTAAGCCTCCATAGCTCGAAAAAATAACAACGCTTCATCCACAAATAAAATATGTGATATTGCGACAAACTTTCATTGGAGAAATACCCCCTTCATCCATTTCCTTTTGCAATAGCTGGGAGGCATCCGCCACAAATAAGGCGATAAGGGATCCCCCTGTCAAAGACATCGAGATGGAGAGAAAGCTTTCAACAGAGTTCCATTAAATTTGATTGAATATTTCACCGTGGTTACACATGACATAATCCATTGAACCCATCGACGACAGAACCCCATCTTTTGCAATGttctctccaaaaaaaaaaagaccgaTTGACTCTGTCATAAACTTTGGACAAATCTAGTTTATAAGCACAGAAGGTAGAATTCTCATTCGTCACATGTTCCACATAATGAAGGCATTCAAATTCAAGAAAAAACATTTCAGTTATCAACTGACAAAGTATAAATGCGTTGTGGTTCTCCGAGATGACTTCACTAAGTAAGGGTTGAAGTCTATTCACAAGACATTTAGAGACAATTTTGTATAGAACGTTGCATAATCCAATAGGGCGGTAGTCATGGAGCATGCATATCAGCTGAAAGAAAAATGGATTTAGGGGAATTAAGAAGACACACACAACGCCACAGAGCCCGCGAAGACAAGGAAACTAAAGAGACATAAACTCTAGGAAGTAGGTGACCTGGTTGCCATCAAGCCGTAGAGAAATCACTGGATTACAGAAAAAAGAACACTAACATTGTTACAGTTGTGCTGCTTCCAGGAGCCTATATAAGTAGAAATGTGCTGGCCATATAACTATTAGACCAAATATGCTAACACGATCAGAGCTACATATCGAAGAGTAGCCATTGCAGCAGCGAACCGAGCACGTCCCTAACTGCAACCAACCCGACTGGGAAACGAATAACCGCAAGACAGTACAATAATAACAAAGTATCAAATGAAAGCACAAATCACTGCCAGCACAATAACATTAGAAGTCATAACATTAAATCTCTTCTCGCTTTTAATCTTGGCACACCGTTATATGGTACATATATGAAAGTCAATGACAGATTATGGAAACAGAGAAGTTATATTAAGCTAAGTGTGACCCACAAACAATTCAAAGATTCAGTTAGCAATGCATGAGTTATTTATGAACACAGTTTAACATTGCAAGGCTGCAATCATAGAACGAATACTCCAAAACATATTAGCAGTCAAATAGTCGTTCATGTATAATCAGATAAGtcaaaataaacatttatcgtgaATGAGTTGGTGGCACGGCATAAGTTTAACTTTGCAAAAGAAAtaagcatattcatgttcagaagCAAAACTTCTTGTATATTCTGGGAATAAAGATCTGGTGCAGCTAAAAAAACACAAAGTGCAGCTTATGGCCTAATGACATGTCAGCATCAGGAAATTAGGTACCTTGGTGAACAATAGATAAGTTTGAAAAGGCTAAACATGCAAAATATCAGTGGGAAAATGTTTGATCTGACCGTGACTTCTGATTGCAGAGCTAATGTATGTATAAAATAGCAAAAATAGTAAATTTAGCTTGGAAGGAAACATATGGTAGATGAACTGTTTAAACTGACAAATTGTTACCTCATACAATGCTCAGTGTGAGAGTAGATAGATAGATGAGGGATATCGCACCACACACAGCCGACATGCTCATCTAATTTGGCGGCCGACAGTTGTGTTGACGAGCGTTTGTTTACAGGTGAGCATGAGGTTGCAGGCCGGTTTCAGTAGTGCAACAGTTCAACTGTTCAAGGATGTGTCATATTCAGATTGAAGCTAATTCACCGGCTAATTCAAACTTGGTGGGGTCTGTGATGTTGTATATTGGTGGGCCAATACTACATACATGTAGGTGCTGATCATTGGATACTGTATCACGACTACATAAGTTTTACCAGCTGATGGTCGTACGATCCTAATTCTATGAACCCTGTAACAGTAGTGTCAGTGATGGTGATCGTGCCAGCCTAATATTTCCTTCAGAAAATTGGAACCGAACAGCCTTTTACTGAAAGCTCGAAAATATCTTCAGTGGAAAATACAAGGAAGGAGGTTGCAGCAAGAGACCACCCAGAAGAGATAGACTATGGAGAAACTTCCAGCACAGAAATTCAGGTTCCAAACGCAAACGGCGGAAGGTGGAATTCTCGCGGCAGCTCTGGTCGAACTGAGCAAGCATCTCACACGAACATATACCATGCGCAGTTCGCGTGCGATGACCGGTTAGAGAAGTGAAATAAGATTTGTGCATGTGCATCTTTATAATACTGACCCTCTGCACATGTTAGTGCTAGCTAGCAGCGCTCTGCAGAACCGATCATGATTCAGAAACAAGAATAGATGGTTCAACTAGGTTGGCTTGATCGATGCATTTCTTGTTTGTAAACATCCTTCCAGCACAGCAGAATTTCTTGCCATCCGTCCACTATTTCAGCCCCCTCGCGAGTCAAGAACGAATCCGGCAACCCAACACAGCTACTAGAAGATATTCAGTTTCAGATGGACGGGCAGGGTCGACTGATCGCCAGTTCGCCACAAGGCCCCAAAGGCTCGATTgaatcagcagcagcagcaagagaCGGCACAAATTACTAGTGCCAAATTGACTTGCTATATTCCTATCAATTCCCTGATCTGTTCTACAAAAGTATATTACAAATCTTCCTATGAACAGCAAGAAAATCGAGCCCGACGGCAGCGGACCGCGAGCAGAGCCGATCACCGCCTGCTGGACCGTGGCTGGAGCGGCGTGGCGGAGGCGGCGTCGATCCGCACGGTCGCCCGGAGGCCGGTCCCGGACCCGCCGCAGCTCCGGCACGGCATCCTCCGCGTGCCCGCGCAGGTGCGGcacccgtcgccgtcgccgtcggacCACCGCGAGCAGAGGCACTCCACCCTGCCCGTGCCGCTGCACGTCGCGCAGCGCGGCTGCGGCCACCGCACCGCCGCGGCGTGCTTCCCGTCCTGCAACAAGGACCTGTTGGCCATGGCCACGCCCGCCAGCATCCCGAGACCCGCCGACGCCACCGCGATCGGAGCCACCATCTTCCGCGCGCACGTGTGCTGGATAAAGATCCTCCTGAAGATCTCGAGAGAGGTTGTCAATTGGTGTAGGAAGCAAGGCCAGTGAgcgtgcgagaggaagacgaagactttataggcggatgTGGCTCGTCAATCAGCGCGGTCATGGCGTGTGTCATCGTCATGGCAGGGTCATGGTGGGTGGGTTCTTGCCGGGTAAGCAAGAAGATCAGCTGGCGATGAGTGTGATTAAGAAAGCTCGAGGGAGCGATTATTGGAGTGGGCCAGTGAGGCAGTGGCGGAGGCCAAGTCGGCCCGCGTCGCCTTCGTCCTTTATTACCGTCAGCTAGCCGCCCCTTGCTGGCTTGCAATGGCTGGGCTCTCAGCAGGAAATTTCCCAACAATCACGTCATTTATTCCAGAAGATATGTACTTGCCCACTTGGGGTCGATCGTGCGGGAATCCTTTTTTCAAAGGTGATGGCTACATCCGATTATTTTTGTCGATAGCAAACTGAAAATCTCAGTTTCGTCGATGCTTGGTGCAAAGTGCAAACAGTACACAGGTGGCTTGGATATAATACGTGGGGGAGCCAGGGTTACAAGATATCGATATCCTTTGCATCACAATAAGAATACATCAGAGTTTGCGACAATGATAAAGCTATCGACACGTGTTGTCCTACAGTTT includes these proteins:
- the LOC124678546 gene encoding uncharacterized protein LOC124678546; this translates as MVAPIAVASAGLGMLAGVAMANRSLLQDGKHAAAVRWPQPRCATCSGTGRVECLCSRWSDGDGDGCRTCAGTRRMPCRSCGGSGTGLRATVRIDAASATPLQPRSSRR